A region of the Candidatus Deferrimicrobium sp. genome:
CCGGCGACACGCGGACCACGACCGCCCTCGCCACCTCGAACAGAACCTTGCCTGGAGTGGAGGACGCTTCCGCCCCTGCCTCCACACCGGTCGGGACGAACACGCGGAAAACGTTCCCCACCGCCACGCCCGCGGATGCGCCCTGGTCAAGGTAGATGAAATCGCCCTGCGCAAGTTCCTTGTTCCAGAGGCGCCCGGTGATCACCGAGCACGGGACGCCGTCCGCTCCCGGATCGATCCGCACCGGCGTGTATGCCGGGATCTCCTCCGAGATCAGGTCGGCGCGCGTGAGATCCTCGAACGATTGCCGGACTCTCGCGGTCGCCTGCCCGTCAACCTTCGGCACGGCCTGGATCACCCCGATCAGGTATTTCACATATCCGGAAACCGAACGTTTCCCTGGACTATGGATCGGTCCCCGGACCCGATAGACGCCCAAGAGTTGGCCCGACGGGATCTCCTTCCGGAGCGAGAGGTAGACCATGTCGCCTTCGACGAATCCGACCCTCGGCTCCTTCCCCCCCTGGATGTTTCCGATTCCCTTCGGCGCCTCTTTCAAAAACTCCCCGGCTCGGACGAAATCCTCCGGCTTGATGTCGAGGTATGGCACGCGGGGAGGGGCAACGGGCGGCACCGGGGGCTTGACCGCTTCCACGGATGGAGGGGCCGAGACCGTTTCGGCGGGTCCGGAGTCGGGTGCCGGCTCCTGCCCGAGCGCGATCTCCCTCGGGCCCGGCGGGACGATCACCACCTCGATGCCCGGATAGATGTAGTGCGGATTGGTGATGAAGCGGTTCCGTTCCCAAATTTCCGTCCATTTCCACGGGGACCCGAGGTATTTCGCGGAAAGATCCCAGAGGGTGTCTCCAACGACCACCGTGTAGACGATCCCCTCGGACGAACTCGCCGATTCCGCCGGCTCCTCCTGAGCGAACGCACCGATCGGGAGGAGGAGCAGCATGCACACCACCGCGAACGCCCCCATGTTCACCGACGCACGCTTCATCGTCCACACCCCGTTTCCCCGCCCGAAAGGCGTGATGTTTCACCCCTATCGGCAAAAGGTCCGCGCATCTTCAGGAAAATTACCTGCCGCCCCCCCCGAAGTCAAGCGTACATGTCGCAGGCGCCCGTCCCGCGTCAGCCTCGCCACCGGAGGTGAAGGAACACCTCGCGGTTCCCCTTCGGGCCGGGAACGCGACTGGCCGCCTCGCCGAGCACTTCGTATCCGGATTCACGAGCGAACGCCGCGATCCCGTCCACCGCCTCCCGGCGAAGCGCCTCGTCCCGGACGACGCCTCCCTTGCCGATGCGGCCTTTCCCCACCTCGAATTGCGGTTTCACGAGAGGAAGCACCTCGGCCCCGGAGACGAGGAACCGGGGAAGAACCGGGAGAATGTGCCGCAGGGAAATAAAGGAGACGTCGACGACCGCAAGTGTCACCTTTTCCGGCAACAGATCCCCGGTAGCGTGGCGGAAATTCACGTTTTCGAGGGAGACGACGCGCGGGTCGCGCAGCAGCCGGTCGTCGAGCAGACGTTCCCCGACGTCGACCGCGTAGACCCGGGAGGCGCCGCCCCGGAGCAGGCAATCGGTGAAGCCGCCCGTCGATGCGCCCACATCGAGCGCCACGCGTCCCGTCGGATCGATCCCGAAATCGTCGAGCGCGCCGGAGAGCTTGCCGCCCCCCCGCGAGGCGAACGGACGGGGGGCCGGCAGGAGCGCGACATCCGCGCCCCCCTTCACGGGTGACCCGCACTTCGTGCAGACGACCCCGGCGAGGAGAACCCTCCCGGCGAGGATCAACCCTTGCGCCTTCGCGCGGGTCTCCGCGATCCCCCGCCAGACGAGCTCGGCGTCGAGCCGGCGGCGCGCGCCGGCTCCAGGGCGCTGCGAATCAGACAATCTTCTCGAGGCGGGACCGGATGCTGTCGAGGATCGAGGGGATCAGGGACTTCCCTTCGTGGCAGATCCGAAACGCTTCGGAAACGATGTGCTCGGACGTCAAGCCGCACTGGTCCCGAAGCTGCGCGGGGGTGCCGTGCTCGACGAACCGGTCGCGGATGCCGATCCGTCGAAACCGTGGGGGATGCGCGCCGTGCTCCTCGAGAAGCTCCATCACCGCGCTGCCGAACCCCCCTTCCAGGATGTTCTCCTCCACGGTGACGACCCGCCCGATCCGGTGGACCAGCGGCAGGAGGAGGTCGGCGTCGAGCGGCTTTACGAACCGGGCGTCGACCACCGCCGCGGAAACGCCCTGCTTCCGCAGTTCCTGCGCCGCGTGCAGGCACGTCGACACGGTCGAGCCGATTCCCACGAGGAGCACGTCTTTCCCTTCCTCGAGAAGCTCCCCCTTCCCCCAGGGAACCGTCTCGGGGCCGGAGGGGATCGCCGCACCGGTTCCGGAACCCCGTGGATAGCGGATCGCCACGGGCCGGCCGGCGCCCACCGCGGTGCGAAGCATCCGGACCAACTCCGCCTCGTCGCGGGGCGCCATCAGGGACATTTCGGGAATCTGCCGCAGGAACGACAGGTCGAACAGACCCTGGTGCGTGGCCCCGTCGGCCCCGACGAGACCGCCGCGGTCGATGGCGAACACAACGGGGAGCTTCTGCAGGCAGACGTCGTGGATGATCTGGTCGAAGGCGCGCTGCAGGAAGGTCGAGTAGATCGCCACCACGGGGATCTTCCCCTCGCGGGCAAGGCCCGCGGCGAAAGTCACCGCATGGGCTTCCGCTATCCCTACATCGAAGAACCGGTCAGGATACGCCTCGCGGAATTTCGTAAGTCCCGTCCCGCCGCACATCGCCGCGGTGATGGCGACCACCTTCGGATTCTCCCTCGCCAGCCCGACGATCGCGTCGGAGAAGACATCCGTGTAGGACGGCGTCGACCCCTTCCCGACCCCCTTCCCGGTCTCCGGGTCGAAGGCGCCCACCCCATGGAAATATTCCGGGTTCGCCTCCGCCGGCGCATACCCCTTTCCCTTGGACGTCACCACGTGAACAAGCACGGGGCCCTCGATGTTCTCAAGGTTCTGGAGGGTCCTGATGAGGGCATCGAGGTCGTGCCCCGGGATCGGGCCGATGTAGGTGTAGCCGAGTTCCTCGAACAGGAGACCCGGGACGATGAACCCCTTCGTCAGCTCCTCGGACTTCTTCGCGATCCGCGCCAGAAACGCCCCGTGGGGCATCGATTTCAGGATCGCCTCGACCCGTTTCCGGAAGGAGGTGTACAGTTTCCCGGTCATCATCCGGTTAAGGTATCCGGAAAGGGCGCCGACGTTCTGGGAGATCGACCACTCGTTGTCGTTGAGGATGACGATGAGATCGCGCTTCTGGTGGCCCGCCTGGTTCAGCCCTTCGAGGGCGAGACCGGAGGAGAGGGAGCCGTCCCCGATGACGGCGACGACCCGGTTCGTTCCCTTCCGAAGGTCCCGCGCAACCGCCATCCCGAGGGCCGCGGAGATCGACGTGCCGGAATGCCCGGTGCCGAACGCGTCGCAGGGGCTTTCGGAGATTCGAGGAAATCCCGAGATTCCCCCGAAGGTCCGCAGCGTCGGGAATGCGTCCCGCCTCCCCGTGAGGATCTTGTGGGCATAGGCCTGGTGCCCGACATCCCAGATGATGCGGTCCCGGGGGCAGTCGAACACGTAGTGGAGGGCGACCGTGAGTTCCACGACGCCGAGGCTCGAGGCGAGGTGCCCCCCCGTGCGCGCGACGTTGCGGACGATCGTCTCCCGAAGTTCCGCGGCGACGCCCGGAAGCTTGTCGCGAGGTACCTTCTTCAGATCCGCCGGCGACTGGATCACCGCCAGGCGAGGGGTATCCGTCACCGTCACTTCCTCCTGTTTCGAACCATGCGGACGAGCTCCCTCAGCGGATCGGCTTCCGTCCCGAACGTGGAAACCGCGGCGAGGGCCGACCGTTCGAGCTCCGAGGCCCTTTCGATGGCGGCCGGCATTCCGTGGGCCACGGGGTAGGTCCACTTCCCCCGTGCCCGATCCTTGGCGATCCCTTTCCCCATTTCCTCGAAGGTCCCCGTCTCGTCGAGAATATCGTCGGTGACCTGGAAAAGGAGGCCCAGCCGCGTGCCGTACTCCCCGAGCGCGTCGACCTGCGCCGGGGAACCGCCGCCGAGGATCCCCCCCATCCGGGCACAGGAGGCAAGAAGCGCCGCGGTCTTCCGCAACTCGATCTCGTCGACCTCGGCCGCCGTGGAGCTCCCTGGCGTGGCGGACAGGTCCATCTGCTGGCCGCCCACCATCCCGCCCCCGCCGGCAGCCTGCGCGAGTTCGGCGATCGCCCGAACCGCCCTTCCAGGATTGGACTGCGCCAGGTGGGATTGCGCCATCACCCGGAACGCGTCCGTCAGCAACGCGTCGCCGGCCAGGATCGCGGTACCTTCGCCGAACACCTTGTGGGAGGTCGGCTTTCCCCTCCGGAAATCGTCGTCGTCCATCGCTGGCAGGTCGTCGTGGATCAGAGAGTACGTGTGAATGTACTCGACCGCGCAGGCGAACGGGAGCAGATCGTCTTCCCCTCCTCCAACCGCCAGACCGGCGGACAGGAGCAACACAGGCCGCACGCGCTTCCCCCCCGCCATCAGGGAGTACTCCATCGCCTCCCGGAGGGGGGACGGAATCCGGGACGATTCGGAAGAGAGGGTTCCCGCCAGGCTCGCCTCGACCAGCCCGCGCAGGCGGGTGATCGTGTCGGCCGCCGTCACTCTTCCTTCCCTAAGATATCGTTCTCTTCCGCGGTCTCCCGGGAGACGCCCCCGGGCTTCCGCAGAAGGAGCTCGATCTTCCGGTCCGCCTCGTCGAGGCGTTTTCTGCACGTCTCGGAGAGGCGCATCCCCTCCTCGAACAGGCGGATCGACTCCTCGAGGGGAGGCTCCCCCGACTCAAGCCGTTCCACGACGGCTTCGAGTCCCTTCAACGCCTCCTCGAAGGAAGGCTCCTTCCCTTTACCCGCCATCGCGCATCGCCCCCAGTATCGTTTCGCGGCAGGGCCCGTGTGCGGCCGGGTCGGCTGCGGCGTAGCGTCCCATTATAGTTCACCGCTCACCGGCCCGGAAGGGCCAATAGGCGCGTGGGATCGACACGCCCGCCCGGAACCCGCACGCCGAAATGCAGATGCGGACCGGTCGCCCGCCCCGTGGCGCCGACCGAGCCGATCCGATCCCCCCGGGAGATTTCCTGCCCCTCCGCGACGGAGTACTCCTTCAGGTGATAGTAGATGCTGAAAACCCCGCCACCGTGGTCGATCACCACCGATCGTCCCCCGAAGAACTGCTCGCCGGCGAAGGCGACCTGACCGTCCGCGATCGCCCGAACCGGCGTCCCCTCGGGGAGGCGGATGTCCACGCCGGAGTGCGGATTCCGGGGATCTCCGTTGATCACCCTGCGCGCGCCGAAGTTTACGGGGCGATACTCCTTCACCGGCGCAAGGAACGGAGTCCGCCATCGCGGGGGGGTCACACGGGAAAACCTACGGAAAAGCTCCGCCTCTTCCGTCTTGATCCGGCGCAGCGTCGCATCGTCGAATTCCGCCATCCCCTTCGGAAGGGTCAGTTCCTGCATGGGGAACGTCCGCGGGGAGATCATCAACTCGGCCTCCGCGTGACATCGCGCCCCGTCGAGGAACCCTTCCGCGGCCACAACGGCCGGTCCTTCCGGATCGCCGAGATCGACGCCGATCAATCCTTCGTACCGCCCCGGGGCCGTCTCCCGCATCTGCCAGTCCGCGCCCTTCCACCGAAGGACCAGGTTGTCGACCGATTCGTTCGCCGCAACCTCGACGACCACGGGATCGCCCAACGCCGGGGTACTGGTGGAAACCGCAATCGACAACGTCCCGCCCGGCCCGGCGAACGCGGACCCACCGATGATCAACCAAAGGAGAACACCTGCCAGCATGCGGCGCAGTATACGGAGCGGGACACACGATGCGAAGGGCGCCCCGACACGAGCTTCGCGCCGCCGGGATACCCCTGATGGGAAATGGCCGGGGGGCACGAGCCCAGAGCGATAATGGGGGCCACGCACGCCGGTCACGTTTTCTTCTTTTCCACGATCGCCCCGAACACACCGTCGGAGACCCGGAGGTCGAGAGCCTGTCCTGCCCGTGCTTCCGATACCGAGCGGACCGCCTTCCCGGTGGCGCGGTCGAGCGCGATCGCGTAGCCCCGCGTGAGCACGGCGGTCGGATTGAGGGACGCCAGCTTGCCGCCGAGAAGATCGAGGCCGTATCGGAGGCGGCGGTTTCGCGCGTCGGCGGCGGAGCGTGCGCGGCCGAGAAGGACCGCGAGCTCCCCGCGCCTTCCGGAAACCCACGTCGCCGGGGAGTGCATCCGCACCGAGGCGGAGAGACGCTCGACGGTTTCCCGGCCGTCCCGGACCGCGGTGCGTGCGCAATCCGAGAGCGAGGAGGACAGGGCGTCGACGGCGTACCGCTTCCCCTGAAGGAGGGGGCGCGGGTCCGACAGTTTCCCCGCGGCGATCCGCCACTCCTGACGGGCCGTTTCCCGCGAACGGGCATCCGCCCGGCGTCCCCGCAGGGAGAGGGCCGCGACCCGGTCGAGGAGCTCGACACGGTCGGGGACGGCCATCTGCGCGGCGGCGGTCGGGGTGGGAGCGCGATGATCCGCGGCAAGATCGGCGAGTGTGAAATCGGTCTCGTGCCCGACCGCGCTGATGACCGGAACGGGAGAACGGACGATGGCCCGCACCACCGCCTCCTCGTTGAACGCCCACAGGTCCTCGATCGAGCCGCCTCCCCGGCCGACGAGGACGACATCCACGTCGCCGGAGGCGTACAGCGCGTCGAGCGCCGCCGCGATCTCCGCCGCCGCACCTTCCCCCTGGACCAGCGACGGTGCGAGAACGATCGCCACCCCCGGAAAGCGGGAGCGCGCCACACGAACCATGTCGCGCAGGACGGCGCCGTGCAATGACGTCACGATCCCGAGCCGCCGCGGAAACACGGGAAGCGGGCGCTTGCGCGCCGCATCGAACAGCCCCTCCTCGGCAAGGCGTCGCTTCCTCCGCTCGAGCTCCAGGAGAAGATTCCCGACGCCCCGCACCTCGGCGGACCGTGCATAGATCTGGTATTCCCCCTTCTTCTCGAACACCCCCAGGGAGCCGGTTACGATCACGGTCTGTCCGTCGCGGATCTCACCGTAGATGTTCCGCTCATTCCCGCGGAACAAAACAACGCGGATCTGCGCCCCCTCGTCCTTCAGGGAGAAATACCGGTGGCCGGACGCTTCGTATCGCTTGTAGTTGGACACCTCGCCCTCGACCCGTACGGACCGGAAGGACGACTCGAGGAGCCGCTTGATCTTCCCCGTCAACTCGGTGACGGAAAGAACGTCCCCGGAGAACGATGCCGCGAAAAGGTCCGGTTCCAATCGGTTACCCGGGCCGGCGCGCCACGAGCAGCTCTTCGACGGTCACGGGGCGGATCCCTTCCCGGCGCAACTGAGGAATCAGTTCGAGCAGTGTCGTGCGCGTCTCGCGTCGGGAGTGGCACAGGAGAATCGCTCCGCCCCGCTCCTTCGCCAGTGCGATGGCGGAGTCCCACTGGCGCCTCATCTCCTCGGGCCGGTTGTCGTCGTCGAGGATCACGTCGCGCCGCGTCGCCGGGACCCCTTCCTGCTCCATGGCCATGACCCCGACGGTGCCCGCAGAGGTCACGCTGTCGACGAAGAAAAACCCCTTTCGCTTGAGCACCCGGGCGAAGGTGGTCATCGCGGCGAGGTCGGAGGTGAACGCCGACCCCATGTGGTTGCTCGCCCCATTCGCCTGGGGAACATCCGCCGCCATCCGGGCGAACCGGTCCGTCATCTCCTCCTGCGTCATCCCCCGGCGAAGGAGGTACGGCTCCGTCCGGTCGGTGACGGCGCCTTCCGGCTCCATCGGGACATGGAGGATCACGCCGAAGCCGTGGGTATGGGCGGAAGCGGCGAACGATTTCGAGGAGGGGCCGTGCGGCAATACGGATACTGTGATCCGCTCGGGGAAGTCGAGCCACTCGGCGTCCTGCACCGGATCGTACCCGAGGTCGTCGACGATGATCGCCAGCCGGGGGGCCGGAGCACCCGGAGCCGGTCCTGCCGCCCCGTTGTCCGACGGCACGGCGGACGACGGGACCGCGGCGGGGGGGTTCACCAGGTTATCCCCCACCTGCCGTTCCGTCTCGGGCGCCCGGATCAGCGCGACGCCCACCAGCAGCAGGCCGGCGAGGAACGCCCCGGCAACCAGGGCTGCCCATCCCCACCGCATCCTCCCGCTACCCTTTCCCCCGGCGGCTGACCCCGGCATGTTGCCGCCCGGTCAGGACGCCTTCTTCCGGTCGATGAACCGGGACTTGAAGATCTCCCACCCCTTCAGCAGTTCGACCGCGCGGTCCAGTTGCGGATCCTTCGCGTCCTCTTTACGGACCTCCGGCTCGGTCGGGGTCTCCTTCTTCCCGCCGTTCCGGTCCTCCTTTTTCCCGGGCTTCGGAACGACGACCGGCGTCGGGGGTTCCTCGCCTTCCCCCTTAAGGTGCCGCTCGATGTCCTTCTCCCGGAGCATCGCCGCGTGCCCGTCGGGCGGCTCCCTGCCGTCCGAGACGACGATGTCGGGCTCGATCCCCTTCGCCTGGATCGACCGCCCGTTGGGGGTGTAGTACCGCGCCGTCGTCAACCGGAGCGCGGAGCCGTCCTCCAGCGGAAGAATCGTCTGTACCGACGCCTTGCCGAAAGTGCGCTGGCCGATGATGATCGCCCGGCCATGATCCTGCAGCGCGCCGGCGACGATCTCGGAGGCGGAGGCGGACCCGGCGTTCACCAGCACGACGATCGGGAAACCGGTGTACGTCCCCTCCTTGTGGGCCACATACTTCATCTTCTGGGCCTCGACCCGGCCGTCGGTGTAGACGATGAGCCCCGATTCGATGAACTCGTCCGCGATCCGGACCGCCTGATCGAGCAGTCCCCCGGGGTTGTTCCTCAGGTCAAGGACGAGCCCTTTCATCCCTCCCTTCTCCTTCAGGAACCCCTGAAGGGCGCGGTCAACCTCCTGGTGAGAGTCCTGCTGGAACTGCGTCAGGCGGATGTAGCCGATCCCGTCCCCCATCGATTTGGACTTGACGCTCTTGATCTTGATGATGTCGCGGGTGAGGGTGTAGGCCTTCGGCTCGGGCAGCGATTCCCTCGCCACCGTGATCGTCACCTTGCTCCCCGGCTCTCCCCGGAGCCGCTTCACCGCGTCCATCACGTTCATGTTCTTGGTCGATTCGTTCTCGATCTTGATGATCTTGTCGCCGGCCTGCAGGCCCGCCCGAGCGGCCGGGGTGTCCTCGATGGGGGCGATCACCGTGAGGAGGCCATCCTTCACGCCGATCTCGATCCCCAAGCCCCCGAACGCCCCCTTCGTCTCCACTTCGACCTGCTTCAGCATGTCCGGCGTCAGGTAGGAGCTGTGCGGATCGAGGGTCTGGACCATCCCGTTGACAGCCCCCCGGACGAGGTTGTCGATGTTCACCTCCTCGACGTAGCTGCTCTGGATGATCGAGAGGACGTCGCCGAAAAGTTTCAGTTTGCTGTAAGCGACGTTCGCCTGCGCTGCATGCCGGGATGTGGTGAGATCGCCCACCACGAACCCTCCGACGAACACCGCGACGATCAGGACGGTTCCCAGCCACTTCCTCCCCGCCGTCCTGCGGGGTGCGGCTCCTGTCGGTTCCATGCGCTTGTCGGCTCCTTATCGCTCGAGTGGAATGGCGGAGGACGGATCGATGGCGGTGCCTCCCGCCCGCAGTTCCAAGTATAGCACTGATTTCCCGGTCGGCGATCCCGGCAGGTTCCCCACCACGGTCCCTTTTTTTACCGTCTCGCCCTGCTTCACGAGGAACGTTTCCAGACGTCCATACACGGAAAAGAGTCCCCCGCCGTGCTGCACGATCAGTACATTCCCGAATCCGGAGACGGCCCCCGCGAACGCCACCTCCCCCTTCCCGATCGACTTCACGGACGCCCCCGAAGGAGCCTCGATCTCCACACCGCGGTTTTCGATCGTCACGTCGAAGGTCGTGTCGTGCTGACGTCCGAAGCGGGTAACGACCTTCCCCGACAGCGGCGCCGAAAGCCCTCCCGAAAGCGAGGCGAACCGTCGAGGGGCCTCCGGGGACTCCCTGGCCATCGATCCCCCCGTTGCTCCCTTCCGCGCGCGACGTTCCCTCTCCTTCACTTGCCGCTCGACCCGGGAGACGACGGACTCCATGCGGGCGATCTTCGCGCGAAGGGATTTCAACTCTTTCTCCTTGCGCTTCTTCTCCCGCTCGATGTCGGCGAGGCGCCGCCGCTCCTCCTCCCGCCGGGAAAGGAGCGTATCGCCGACCTTCTTCTCCCTGGCCATCTTCCTTTCGGTGACGGCGACCTGCCGCTCGAGCCCCGTGAGCTCCTCCTCCTTCCGTTCCCTGTCCCGGGTGAGCCGGGCAACGCCCTCCGCGTCCGCCTCGAGGTAGATGCGCATGAAGTACCTTTCCCGTTCCCGCGTGGACGGGTACCAGGGATCCCCCGCTCCGGCCCTTTGCCCGGTGAAGGCGGCGACCTCCGCCCGCTGAAGGTCGGTCCTGGCCTGCCCGTGCGCCGCCTCGAGATCCCGTACCGCCTTCTCCGCCCGCTCCAGCCGCTCGTTCAAGGTCGAGATCTTCCGGTCGATGCGGGAGAGCAGACTTCTCTGGCGCTTCAACCGCTCCTGCAGCTCGCCGACGCGTCCCTTCGAAAGCCTCTCCTTCCGGAGCGACTCGGTCAGCTCCTTGACCGTCTTCTCCTCCCGCTCCTTCATCTCGAGGAGACGGCTTCTTTCCTTGCGAAGTTCGCCCGCGACATCCCGCGCGGCCGGCGCCGTCGCCGGGAAAAGGATCCCGAGCGACACCGCGGCGACGAGGGCAAAGAGGATCCGGCGGGTTCCCCGGGTCATTTCCGGCCGGAGCGGGCCGCCCTCCATCCGAGGAGAGACACCGCCGCCGAGATCAGGGCCGCGCCGCAGGAGAAGAGGAATACCGCCACGACCGTCCGGGGAAGAAGGAGGTCGGACGGAGGACCGATCACACCTTCAAGGTACGAAAATTCCCTAAGGAGGAGGAACAGCGCTCCGCCGCCCGCCGCTGTTCCAGCCGCGGCGAGGAGGAATCCCGATACCCCCGCCGCCGCCGCGCGAAGAACGGCCAGCCGGCTCGCGAAAACACCCCGCTCCGCGAGAAACGCGAAATCACCCGCGAGGGCGATCGCGCGCGCCCGCTCCTGTAGACGGGCGACAACGAAGAAGCCGGCGAGAAAGGCGCCGAAGATCCCCCAGCACAACCAGGACACGATACGGCCGGCGCGTAGCAGCCGGGGATACCATCCTTCCCCCGCCAGAACCTGCTCGATATGAGAGACGGATCGGATAGTGGAGGCGACGAAGTCGACATCGGCCCCGGTCAACCGGTCGTGACGGATCCGGATCTCGATGTACCCCGGCATCGGGTTCCCGGCGATGCCCCGCAGCGGACCAAGACCCGGAAATGCCAGCAGGAACTCCTTCCACGCCGCCTCCGGGTCCCGGTACACCGCGGAGCGCACCGGGGGAAGGTCGGTGATCTTTCGGGCCAGCCCCTCCGCCTCGGCGGAAGGGACCTCCGCGCGCAGCACCGCGGTGATGGCGTACCGCTCGGAAAGGAACCGGCTCACCCCACCCGACAGGAGCAGGGAAAGAAGTACGGATCCCAGGAGACAGAAAAAGAGGAACCGCCCGATCGCCTCCCGGACAAGCGAGCCCCGGGAAAGACGCCAGTCGATCCACCACAGGGGAGGCGATTCGCTCAACCAGGCTCTCCTTTCGATTCGGGAACCGGAAGGCGATACACACGGAAAGGACCGACGGGCTCCGCGTCGCCCGCGGCGATGGCCCACCGCTCGGGA
Encoded here:
- a CDS encoding LysM domain-containing protein, whose product is MKRASVNMGAFAVVCMLLLLPIGAFAQEEPAESASSSEGIVYTVVVGDTLWDLSAKYLGSPWKWTEIWERNRFITNPHYIYPGIEVVIVPPGPREIALGQEPAPDSGPAETVSAPPSVEAVKPPVPPVAPPRVPYLDIKPEDFVRAGEFLKEAPKGIGNIQGGKEPRVGFVEGDMVYLSLRKEIPSGQLLGVYRVRGPIHSPGKRSVSGYVKYLIGVIQAVPKVDGQATARVRQSFEDLTRADLISEEIPAYTPVRIDPGADGVPCSVITGRLWNKELAQGDFIYLDQGASAGVAVGNVFRVFVPTGVEAGAEASSTPGKVLFEVARAVVVRVSP
- a CDS encoding TlyA family RNA methyltransferase; protein product: MSDSQRPGAGARRRLDAELVWRGIAETRAKAQGLILAGRVLLAGVVCTKCGSPVKGGADVALLPAPRPFASRGGGKLSGALDDFGIDPTGRVALDVGASTGGFTDCLLRGGASRVYAVDVGERLLDDRLLRDPRVVSLENVNFRHATGDLLPEKVTLAVVDVSFISLRHILPVLPRFLVSGAEVLPLVKPQFEVGKGRIGKGGVVRDEALRREAVDGIAAFARESGYEVLGEAASRVPGPKGNREVFLHLRWRG
- the dxs gene encoding 1-deoxy-D-xylulose-5-phosphate synthase is translated as MTDTPRLAVIQSPADLKKVPRDKLPGVAAELRETIVRNVARTGGHLASSLGVVELTVALHYVFDCPRDRIIWDVGHQAYAHKILTGRRDAFPTLRTFGGISGFPRISESPCDAFGTGHSGTSISAALGMAVARDLRKGTNRVVAVIGDGSLSSGLALEGLNQAGHQKRDLIVILNDNEWSISQNVGALSGYLNRMMTGKLYTSFRKRVEAILKSMPHGAFLARIAKKSEELTKGFIVPGLLFEELGYTYIGPIPGHDLDALIRTLQNLENIEGPVLVHVVTSKGKGYAPAEANPEYFHGVGAFDPETGKGVGKGSTPSYTDVFSDAIVGLARENPKVVAITAAMCGGTGLTKFREAYPDRFFDVGIAEAHAVTFAAGLAREGKIPVVAIYSTFLQRAFDQIIHDVCLQKLPVVFAIDRGGLVGADGATHQGLFDLSFLRQIPEMSLMAPRDEAELVRMLRTAVGAGRPVAIRYPRGSGTGAAIPSGPETVPWGKGELLEEGKDVLLVGIGSTVSTCLHAAQELRKQGVSAAVVDARFVKPLDADLLLPLVHRIGRVVTVEENILEGGFGSAVMELLEEHGAHPPRFRRIGIRDRFVEHGTPAQLRDQCGLTSEHIVSEAFRICHEGKSLIPSILDSIRSRLEKIV
- a CDS encoding farnesyl diphosphate synthase, translating into MTAADTITRLRGLVEASLAGTLSSESSRIPSPLREAMEYSLMAGGKRVRPVLLLSAGLAVGGGEDDLLPFACAVEYIHTYSLIHDDLPAMDDDDFRRGKPTSHKVFGEGTAILAGDALLTDAFRVMAQSHLAQSNPGRAVRAIAELAQAAGGGGMVGGQQMDLSATPGSSTAAEVDEIELRKTAALLASCARMGGILGGGSPAQVDALGEYGTRLGLLFQVTDDILDETGTFEEMGKGIAKDRARGKWTYPVAHGMPAAIERASELERSALAAVSTFGTEADPLRELVRMVRNRRK
- the xseB gene encoding exodeoxyribonuclease VII small subunit encodes the protein MAGKGKEPSFEEALKGLEAVVERLESGEPPLEESIRLFEEGMRLSETCRKRLDEADRKIELLLRKPGGVSRETAEENDILGKEE
- a CDS encoding M23 family metallopeptidase; the encoded protein is MIIGGSAFAGPGGTLSIAVSTSTPALGDPVVVEVAANESVDNLVLRWKGADWQMRETAPGRYEGLIGVDLGDPEGPAVVAAEGFLDGARCHAEAELMISPRTFPMQELTLPKGMAEFDDATLRRIKTEEAELFRRFSRVTPPRWRTPFLAPVKEYRPVNFGARRVINGDPRNPHSGVDIRLPEGTPVRAIADGQVAFAGEQFFGGRSVVIDHGGGVFSIYYHLKEYSVAEGQEISRGDRIGSVGATGRATGPHLHFGVRVPGGRVDPTRLLALPGR
- the xseA gene encoding exodeoxyribonuclease VII large subunit — protein: MEPDLFAASFSGDVLSVTELTGKIKRLLESSFRSVRVEGEVSNYKRYEASGHRYFSLKDEGAQIRVVLFRGNERNIYGEIRDGQTVIVTGSLGVFEKKGEYQIYARSAEVRGVGNLLLELERRKRRLAEEGLFDAARKRPLPVFPRRLGIVTSLHGAVLRDMVRVARSRFPGVAIVLAPSLVQGEGAAAEIAAALDALYASGDVDVVLVGRGGGSIEDLWAFNEEAVVRAIVRSPVPVISAVGHETDFTLADLAADHRAPTPTAAAQMAVPDRVELLDRVAALSLRGRRADARSRETARQEWRIAAGKLSDPRPLLQGKRYAVDALSSSLSDCARTAVRDGRETVERLSASVRMHSPATWVSGRRGELAVLLGRARSAADARNRRLRYGLDLLGGKLASLNPTAVLTRGYAIALDRATGKAVRSVSEARAGQALDLRVSDGVFGAIVEKKKT
- a CDS encoding divergent polysaccharide deacetylase family protein; its protein translation is MRWGWAALVAGAFLAGLLLVGVALIRAPETERQVGDNLVNPPAAVPSSAVPSDNGAAGPAPGAPAPRLAIIVDDLGYDPVQDAEWLDFPERITVSVLPHGPSSKSFAASAHTHGFGVILHVPMEPEGAVTDRTEPYLLRRGMTQEEMTDRFARMAADVPQANGASNHMGSAFTSDLAAMTTFARVLKRKGFFFVDSVTSAGTVGVMAMEQEGVPATRRDVILDDDNRPEEMRRQWDSAIALAKERGGAILLCHSRRETRTTLLELIPQLRREGIRPVTVEELLVARRPG
- a CDS encoding S41 family peptidase: MEPTGAAPRRTAGRKWLGTVLIVAVFVGGFVVGDLTTSRHAAQANVAYSKLKLFGDVLSIIQSSYVEEVNIDNLVRGAVNGMVQTLDPHSSYLTPDMLKQVEVETKGAFGGLGIEIGVKDGLLTVIAPIEDTPAARAGLQAGDKIIKIENESTKNMNVMDAVKRLRGEPGSKVTITVARESLPEPKAYTLTRDIIKIKSVKSKSMGDGIGYIRLTQFQQDSHQEVDRALQGFLKEKGGMKGLVLDLRNNPGGLLDQAVRIADEFIESGLIVYTDGRVEAQKMKYVAHKEGTYTGFPIVVLVNAGSASASEIVAGALQDHGRAIIIGQRTFGKASVQTILPLEDGSALRLTTARYYTPNGRSIQAKGIEPDIVVSDGREPPDGHAAMLREKDIERHLKGEGEEPPTPVVVPKPGKKEDRNGGKKETPTEPEVRKEDAKDPQLDRAVELLKGWEIFKSRFIDRKKAS